A stretch of the Jeotgalibacillus haloalkalitolerans genome encodes the following:
- the argJ gene encoding bifunctional ornithine acetyltransferase/N-acetylglutamate synthase, with product MTTVYPSIKKISGNNIASPIGFKAAGLHCGIKHKKNDLALLVSEVPANAAGVYTTNAVQAAPLKVTKEALAVEKKMQAIIVNSGNANACTGKQGYIDAQTMQHLTANLLNIEPHLVGVASTGVIGEKLPMDRLKYGIPKLEPVAGLKGSIDFSQSILTTDTVSKNTAYKVDIDGKTVTVAGTAKGSGMIHPNMATMLGFISTDAAIESDHLHSALKSVVDRSFNSITVDGDTSTNDMVLVMANGLAENETLSPSHPDWKVFVQTLLHVCEDLGKMIAKDGEGATKLIEVEVNGAKNDEEARKIAKTVVGSPLVKTAAFGCDANWGRILAAVGYSGMTIDPNEVEILIGTTPVVREGEPLPFSEDELTEYLKQPEIKLKVNVNQGDGKGLAWGCDLTYDYVQINASYRT from the coding sequence ATGACAACTGTCTATCCATCAATCAAAAAGATTTCAGGTAATAATATTGCTTCGCCAATTGGATTTAAGGCTGCAGGACTGCACTGCGGTATTAAACATAAAAAGAATGACCTTGCACTTTTAGTAAGTGAGGTTCCTGCAAACGCTGCCGGCGTGTATACGACAAATGCGGTTCAGGCAGCGCCTTTAAAAGTTACAAAAGAAGCGCTTGCCGTTGAAAAGAAGATGCAGGCAATTATCGTGAACTCAGGAAATGCCAATGCCTGCACAGGTAAGCAGGGTTATATAGATGCGCAGACGATGCAGCATCTAACAGCAAATCTTTTAAATATCGAACCACACCTTGTTGGCGTTGCCTCTACCGGCGTTATTGGTGAGAAACTTCCAATGGACCGCCTGAAATACGGAATTCCAAAGCTTGAACCTGTTGCCGGCTTAAAAGGGTCAATTGACTTTTCACAATCCATCCTGACGACTGATACGGTATCGAAAAATACTGCTTATAAAGTGGATATTGACGGGAAAACCGTAACCGTTGCCGGGACTGCAAAAGGATCGGGCATGATTCATCCGAATATGGCAACGATGCTAGGATTTATTTCAACAGACGCCGCGATTGAATCAGACCACCTGCACAGCGCACTGAAATCAGTAGTGGACCGTTCATTTAACTCCATTACCGTAGACGGCGATACATCAACGAATGATATGGTACTTGTCATGGCGAATGGACTGGCTGAAAATGAGACACTCTCTCCATCCCACCCTGACTGGAAGGTGTTCGTTCAGACGCTTTTACATGTATGTGAGGACCTCGGCAAAATGATCGCCAAGGACGGTGAAGGTGCGACGAAGCTGATTGAGGTTGAAGTGAACGGCGCGAAGAATGATGAGGAAGCACGTAAAATTGCGAAAACAGTAGTAGGCTCACCTCTTGTAAAGACTGCAGCGTTTGGCTGCGATGCCAACTGGGGACGTATTCTTGCAGCTGTCGGCTACAGCGGAATGACGATTGATCCGAATGAAGTTGAAATTCTGATCGGTACGACACCGGTTGTCCGTGAAGGTGAACCACTTCCATTTTCAGAGGATGAGCTTACTGAATATCTGAAGCAGCCTGAAATCAAACTGAAGGTCAACGTGAATCAGGGTGATGGGAAAGGACTTGCATGGGGGTGCGACCTGACATATGACTATGTACAGATCAACGCAAGCTACAGAACATAA
- the argC gene encoding N-acetyl-gamma-glutamyl-phosphate reductase yields the protein MKVGIIGATGYGGLELIRLLHRHSGISSIDLFTSSDEGELFSHKYSYLMNIYDTPLHKIRIEHLAKLDVIFTSTPSGVTSRLLPPLIGKGPRIIDLSGDYRLSAEDYTQWYGKDAAPASSLQKAVYGLTEWNREAVKDAVMVANPGCYPTAVLLSLLPAVKNGLIDTDSLIIDAKSGVSGAGNKPNQMTHFSETNESLSIYKVNKHQHIPEIETGLARFAEKTRPITFSTHLVPMTRGILAAAYAPLADGVTEKQLQECYQESYQHETFVRVMPPGPKFSTNQVYGSNYCDLQTHVDPRTNRATIVSVIDNLVKGAAGQAIQNMNVQFGFKETEGLDLVPSYI from the coding sequence GTGAAAGTTGGAATTATAGGTGCAACCGGTTATGGCGGTCTTGAGCTGATCAGGCTTTTACATCGTCACAGCGGAATTTCATCAATTGACCTGTTTACTTCTTCTGATGAAGGAGAGTTATTTTCTCATAAATATTCATATTTAATGAATATTTATGACACACCTCTTCATAAAATCAGAATTGAACATTTAGCGAAACTGGATGTTATATTCACAAGTACACCAAGTGGGGTGACAAGCAGACTGCTCCCTCCTCTGATCGGAAAGGGACCTCGCATCATCGACCTTTCAGGTGACTACCGCTTATCAGCTGAAGATTACACTCAGTGGTACGGAAAAGATGCAGCACCAGCTTCCTCGCTTCAAAAAGCAGTATATGGACTGACTGAATGGAACCGTGAAGCTGTCAAAGACGCAGTGATGGTTGCTAATCCCGGCTGTTATCCGACAGCTGTTCTGCTCAGCCTGCTCCCTGCTGTTAAAAACGGACTGATTGATACTGACAGCCTGATTATTGACGCAAAAAGTGGTGTGTCTGGAGCGGGTAACAAGCCGAATCAAATGACACATTTCAGCGAAACAAATGAAAGTCTTTCTATCTATAAAGTCAACAAACATCAGCATATACCTGAGATCGAAACGGGCCTTGCCCGGTTTGCGGAGAAGACACGACCCATCACCTTCAGCACCCACCTTGTGCCAATGACACGGGGAATCTTGGCAGCTGCTTATGCACCGCTTGCTGACGGTGTAACCGAGAAGCAGCTGCAGGAATGTTATCAGGAAAGTTACCAGCATGAAACGTTCGTCAGAGTAATGCCACCGGGACCAAAGTTCAGCACAAACCAGGTGTACGGCTCAAATTACTGCGACCTTCAAACCCACGTGGACCCGCGGACAAATCGCGCCACGATCGTCTCAGTCATTGACAACCTCGTAAAAGGTGCAGCAGGTCAGGCCATTCAGAATATGAACGTTCAGTTTGGATTTAAGGAAACAGAAGGACTTGATCTGGTTCCTTCGTATATATAA
- a CDS encoding VOC family protein, whose protein sequence is MSFRFEGIDHVQLTAPEGSEDEARRFYTDLLGLKEIPKPVNLRGNGGCWFICGNQEIHIGREEPYTPPRKAHPAFIVKNLEELRICLSEQNVSIQEEQPIEGRTRFFVRDPFGNKLEFLEYHV, encoded by the coding sequence ATGAGTTTTCGATTTGAAGGCATTGATCATGTGCAATTGACAGCACCTGAAGGCAGTGAAGATGAAGCGCGGAGATTTTACACTGACCTGCTGGGGTTGAAAGAAATACCAAAGCCTGTTAACCTTCGTGGGAATGGTGGGTGCTGGTTTATATGTGGGAACCAGGAAATACACATCGGGCGTGAGGAGCCATATACTCCGCCAAGAAAGGCGCATCCGGCATTTATCGTAAAGAATCTGGAGGAACTTCGCATTTGTTTATCTGAACAGAATGTATCTATTCAGGAAGAACAGCCGATCGAAGGAAGAACAAGGTTTTTTGTCAGAGACCCTTTTGGAAATAAATTAGAATTTCTTGAATATCACGTTTAA
- a CDS encoding response regulator — translation MQRIMIIEDNADLRLDLTEQVSDLGYQSIPVTDFERIIEHFIEEKPDLVLLDVKLPYFDGFYWYRQIREYSKCPIVYLWHHEDATRGLQVAREGKRTTGDVLPLTSEMLRTTLTQYLKNRLK, via the coding sequence ATGCAGCGAATCATGATTATTGAAGATAACGCTGACCTTCGCTTGGATCTCACAGAACAGGTTTCTGACCTGGGGTATCAATCCATACCGGTCACAGATTTTGAACGGATTATTGAGCATTTCATCGAAGAAAAACCAGATTTGGTGCTCTTGGATGTAAAACTGCCTTATTTCGACGGTTTTTACTGGTACCGTCAAATCAGAGAGTATTCCAAATGTCCGATTGTCTATCTGTGGCATCACGAAGATGCAACAAGAGGGTTACAAGTGGCAAGAGAAGGTAAGAGAACGACCGGAGATGTGTTGCCGCTGACGTCGGAAATGTTAAGAACAACTTTGACACAGTATTTAAAAAATAGATTGAAATAA
- the msrB gene encoding peptide-methionine (R)-S-oxide reductase MsrB codes for MEKAMFAGGCFWCLVRPIQERDGVLKVISGYTGGTEEDAVYSKVKNGGTGHVEAVYIEYDQERISYKELLDIYWPLTDPTDSEGQFSDRGAAYRSIIFTYTDEQRAQAEKSKSALAESGRFEKQIVTEIREAGPFYPAEDFHQDFDLKNSFRYALYVQGSGREKFQRTYWPKDRTHLKEKLTDLQYFVTQENGTEPPYENEYWDNEREGVYVDIVSGEPLFSSRDQYDAGCGWPSFTKPITDSMVEEKWDVSTKNTRREIRSRHADSHLGHVFEDGPESKGGLRYCINSAALRFIPKERLEEEGYGDFMILFALKRD; via the coding sequence ATGGAAAAAGCAATGTTCGCAGGCGGCTGTTTCTGGTGCCTGGTCAGACCCATTCAGGAACGTGATGGTGTACTGAAAGTAATATCAGGTTATACAGGAGGGACTGAAGAAGACGCTGTGTACTCTAAGGTGAAAAACGGCGGGACGGGCCATGTGGAAGCTGTTTATATTGAATATGATCAAGAACGGATTTCCTATAAAGAACTACTGGATATCTACTGGCCCCTGACTGATCCAACCGATTCAGAAGGTCAGTTTTCTGACCGTGGTGCCGCATACAGATCGATTATTTTTACGTATACGGATGAACAGAGAGCGCAAGCCGAGAAATCCAAATCAGCGCTTGCGGAAAGCGGTCGTTTTGAAAAGCAGATTGTCACAGAGATTAGGGAAGCAGGACCTTTTTATCCGGCAGAGGATTTCCATCAGGACTTTGATCTGAAAAACAGCTTTCGTTATGCCCTGTATGTTCAGGGGTCCGGACGTGAAAAGTTTCAGCGTACCTACTGGCCTAAAGATCGAACGCATTTAAAAGAGAAGCTGACTGACCTGCAGTATTTCGTGACGCAGGAAAATGGCACGGAGCCTCCTTATGAAAATGAGTACTGGGATAATGAGCGTGAAGGAGTTTACGTGGATATTGTGTCAGGTGAACCGCTGTTTTCATCGCGCGATCAGTATGATGCCGGCTGCGGATGGCCGTCTTTTACTAAGCCGATTACTGATTCAATGGTGGAGGAGAAGTGGGATGTCTCCACGAAAAACACGCGTCGTGAGATCAGAAGCCGGCATGCTGATTCCCATCTTGGACATGTGTTTGAAGACGGGCCGGAGAGTAAAGGTGGTTTGCGTTACTGCATCAACTCAGCGGCACTGCGGTTTATCCCGAAAGAGCGGCTTGAGGAAGAAGGTTACGGTGACTTTATGATATTATTTGCTTTAAAGAGAGATTAG
- a CDS encoding SGNH/GDSL hydrolase family protein, whose translation MKHLSKLLLISCVFLVLMGMVRGEYRSKQSAVAEELQKLNPAHNTDLSYIDFLTYRVLKNGSARVVTLGSSVTKGVGASVPSHTWRALLQNEIRSTSRPLKHVTIANHGHSGYTSEMLLRPDVVQGVLKSRPDLLILETSVINNYRQSVSLEATQSSLEELYRTFTQAIPGVEILFISPNPILKTNLTESGLNELGLTFADYNNLTKAVAAENGWRYFDTHDAILNEMTERDIALEDMLDDTIHPNDLGYEMWFNQLYHNKLTLPKFGE comes from the coding sequence ATGAAACATTTATCAAAGCTGCTGTTGATCAGCTGTGTGTTCCTCGTACTGATGGGAATGGTACGCGGTGAATATCGTTCTAAGCAAAGCGCTGTAGCAGAAGAGCTGCAGAAACTTAACCCGGCACATAACACTGATCTTTCATATATAGACTTTTTGACTTATCGCGTATTAAAAAATGGCTCTGCTCGTGTTGTCACACTTGGAAGCAGCGTGACAAAAGGTGTTGGCGCAAGCGTCCCTTCCCACACATGGCGCGCGCTGCTGCAAAATGAAATCCGCAGCACATCACGCCCACTGAAGCATGTCACCATTGCCAATCATGGACACTCCGGCTATACTTCTGAGATGCTCTTACGCCCTGATGTGGTTCAAGGCGTTCTCAAAAGCAGACCGGACCTGTTAATCCTTGAGACATCTGTCATTAACAATTACCGTCAGAGCGTTTCACTTGAAGCAACACAATCTTCACTTGAAGAGCTTTATCGCACATTTACCCAGGCAATTCCGGGTGTTGAGATTCTATTCATCTCACCCAATCCGATCCTAAAGACAAACCTGACAGAATCAGGTCTGAACGAGCTTGGACTAACGTTTGCTGATTATAACAACCTGACAAAAGCAGTTGCCGCTGAAAACGGCTGGCGCTACTTTGATACACATGATGCGATTTTAAATGAAATGACTGAACGTGATATTGCGCTTGAAGATATGCTGGACGACACCATTCATCCGAATGACCTCGGGTATGAAATGTGGTTTAATCAGCTGTATCATAATAAATTGACGCTGCCGAAATTCGGAGAGTAA
- a CDS encoding SRPBCC family protein encodes MGALNQTMVIERPIETVFNETIQMEKSPEIMDQVISIKKLTEGPIGEGTRYEEVRDLGGRKVQSVLVVTEFVVNKSYAVTSEQNGVKINFRYTFREEDENSTFVTFDGTITTEGFARSLFKGMIVRMISKEELFHLQKLKKYIESRTEGKHDENND; translated from the coding sequence ATGGGTGCATTAAATCAGACAATGGTCATTGAACGTCCGATTGAAACAGTTTTTAATGAGACGATCCAAATGGAAAAGTCACCGGAAATCATGGATCAGGTCATCAGTATAAAAAAGCTGACTGAAGGTCCAATTGGTGAAGGGACCAGATATGAAGAAGTGAGAGACCTCGGAGGACGTAAAGTGCAATCTGTGCTTGTTGTGACTGAATTTGTAGTCAACAAATCCTATGCAGTGACAAGTGAACAGAATGGTGTGAAAATCAACTTCCGTTATACATTCCGTGAAGAGGATGAAAATAGCACATTTGTCACATTTGACGGAACCATCACAACAGAGGGCTTTGCACGTTCACTTTTTAAAGGGATGATTGTCCGCATGATTTCAAAAGAGGAACTATTTCATTTACAAAAGCTGAAAAAATATATTGAAAGCCGTACGGAGGGCAAGCATGACGAAAATAACGATTAA
- a CDS encoding class I SAM-dependent rRNA methyltransferase — protein MTKITIKKGFSEKIREGWPLLTKEMVQQGNIDEEGKVFTAIDPRGQFLAKGYLGKQNKGSGWLLTWKQNEEIGASLFKKKLEEAAGYRKNFFEDDQTDAFRLFNGEGDGIGGLTIDHYAGHYLFTWYSIGIYHFRDEILSAFEEILPYKSIYEKKRFDSKGQYVEDDDFVKGERPDFPLLVKENGAHFAVYLNDGAMTGVFLDQRNVRKAIRDKYAEGKTVLNTFSYTGAFSVFAALGGAMKTTSVDLANRSVPKTIEQFSMNGIDYEAQDILVRDVFRYFNYCVKNEVKFDLVIMDPPSFARSKKHTFSASKDYKNLVKQAIDITEKKGVIVASTNAASFDMKKFRTFIDQAFKEKGARYKIIETFSLPEDFRTTEDYPPGDYLKVCVIQTL, from the coding sequence ATGACGAAAATAACGATTAAAAAAGGTTTTTCAGAAAAAATCCGTGAAGGATGGCCGCTGCTGACAAAAGAGATGGTCCAGCAGGGCAATATAGATGAAGAAGGAAAAGTGTTTACTGCGATTGATCCGCGCGGGCAGTTTCTCGCAAAGGGCTATCTCGGAAAGCAAAACAAGGGCTCGGGCTGGCTGTTAACATGGAAGCAAAATGAGGAGATCGGTGCTTCCCTTTTTAAAAAGAAGCTTGAGGAGGCCGCAGGTTACCGTAAAAATTTCTTTGAAGATGACCAGACAGATGCTTTCCGTCTCTTCAACGGTGAAGGAGACGGCATTGGCGGTCTGACAATTGATCACTACGCAGGTCATTACCTGTTCACGTGGTACAGCATCGGGATCTATCATTTCAGAGACGAAATCCTGAGCGCATTCGAAGAGATCCTTCCTTATAAAAGCATTTACGAAAAAAAGCGCTTTGATTCAAAAGGGCAATATGTAGAGGACGACGATTTTGTAAAAGGTGAGCGGCCTGATTTTCCGCTGTTGGTAAAAGAAAATGGCGCACATTTCGCCGTTTACCTGAATGATGGTGCGATGACAGGGGTGTTTCTTGATCAGCGCAATGTGAGAAAAGCGATCAGGGACAAGTATGCTGAAGGCAAAACCGTGCTGAATACATTCTCTTATACAGGCGCTTTTTCAGTGTTCGCAGCGCTTGGTGGCGCAATGAAAACAACAAGTGTCGACCTGGCCAACCGCAGTGTACCGAAAACGATTGAACAGTTCAGCATGAATGGCATTGACTATGAAGCGCAGGACATCCTCGTTCGCGACGTATTCCGCTATTTCAACTACTGCGTGAAAAACGAAGTCAAATTTGACCTTGTCATCATGGACCCGCCAAGCTTTGCGCGCTCAAAAAAGCATACATTTTCAGCGTCAAAAGATTATAAAAACCTGGTGAAGCAGGCGATCGACATCACAGAGAAAAAAGGTGTGATTGTGGCTTCAACCAATGCGGCTTCATTTGATATGAAAAAGTTCAGGACCTTTATTGATCAGGCTTTTAAAGAAAAAGGTGCACGCTATAAAATCATCGAAACCTTCTCGCTGCCGGAAGACTTCCGCACGACTGAAGACTATCCGCCTGGTGATTACCTGAAGGTTTGTGTGATACAGACGCTTTAG